A window of the Miscanthus floridulus cultivar M001 chromosome 14, ASM1932011v1, whole genome shotgun sequence genome harbors these coding sequences:
- the LOC136504982 gene encoding patatin-like protein 1 — MFWRLKCCRQLYRARSELPTALACSSWHWQLMKRNELLEARTRSYSSRRRVYHPCSSGAAGACRTVGDRVTVLTIDGGGIRGLIPGTVLAFLETQLQKVDGPEARLADYFDYIVGTSTGGLITAMLAAPGPGEHRRRPLFAARDINPFYIEHGPRIFPQKWRSLAASWWGPKYDGAYLRGVVREVLGEMRVGNMLTNVVIPTFDVKLLQPVIFSTYDAKSTPLKNALLFDVCIGTSAALTYLPEHYFQTQDDDGGKREYNLIDGGVDIYLMTMVAMTMITEEEIIAKEKAAHFLLKTPEEDCGRFLVLSIGTGLTSDAGLYTAEACSRWGNLGWLRSKDKTPIIDIFMAASSDLVDIHVAVKFQLLRSERNYLRIQDNSALGGRAAAVDVATPENMRNLVAVGERVLEQPVSRVNVETGMYEEVTGVGTNAQALDVLARPLSEEKTARDKRPKTGLAGGSVGR, encoded by the exons ATGTTTTGGCGTCTAAAGTGTTGCCGTCAACTCTACCGTGCGAGATCTGAGCTTCCAACTGCGCTTGCTTGCTCTTCGTGGCATTGGCAGCTGATGAAACGGAATGAATTATTGGAGGCGAGGACGAGGAGCTACTCATCCCGCCGTCGCGTTTACCACCCATGCAGCAGCGGAGCTGCGGGGGCGTGCCGTACCGTCGGTGACCGGGTGACGGTGCTGACCATCGACGGCGGCGGCATCCGGGGCCTCATCCCGGGCACCGTGCTCGCCTTCCTCGAGACCCAGCTGCAGAAGGTCGACGGGCCGGAGGCGAGGCTGGCCGACTACTTCGACTACATCGTTGGGACGAGCACCGGCGGGCTCATCACGGCGATGCTGGCCGCGCCGGGGCCGGGAGAGCACAGGCGGCGCCCGCTCTTCGCCGCCAGGGACATCAACCCGTTCTACATCGAGCACGGCCCGCGCATCTTCCCTCAGAAGTGGCGCAGCCTCGCTGCCTCGTGGTGGGGCCCCAAGTACGACGGCGCGTACCTCCGCGGCGTGGTCCGAGAAGTGCTGGGCGAGATGAGGGTCGGCAACATGCTCACCAACGTCGTCATCCCCACCTTCGACGTCAAGCTGCTTCAGCCGGTCATCTTCTCCACCTACGAC GCCAAGTCCACGCCTCTGAAGAACGCGCTGCTCTTCGACGTCTGCATCGGCACGTCGGCGGCTCTGACCTACCTCCCGGAGCACTACTTCCAGACCCAAGACGACGACGGAGGCAAGCGGGAGTACAACCTCATCGACGGCGGTGTCGACATTTATTTGATG ACGATGGTTGCCATGACGATGATCACGGAGGAGGAGATCATCGCCAAAGAAAAGGCGGCGCATTTCCTGCTCAAGACGCCGGAGGAAGACTGCGGCCGGTTTCTGGTGCTATCCATCGGCACCGGCCTGACGTCCGACGCGGGGCTGTACACCGCGGAGGCGTGCTCCAGGTGGGGCAACCTCGGGTGGCTGCGCAGCAAGGACAAGACGCCCATCATCGACATCTTCATGGCCGCCAGCTCCGACCTCGTCGACATCCATGTCGCCGTCAAGTTCCAACTGCTTCGCAGCGAGAGGAACTACCTTCGCATCCAGGACAACAGCGCGCTCGGCGGCAGAGCAGCTGCCGTTGATGTGGCGACGCCGGAGAACATGCGGAACCTCGTCGCCGTCGGCGAGCGCGTGCTGGAGCAGCCGGTGTCGAGGGTCAACGTGGAGACCGGGATGTACGAGGAGGTAACGGGAGTGGGGACCAATGCTCAGGCGCTCGACGTCCTGGCGAGGCCGCTCTCAGAGGAGAAGACGGCGAGGGACAAGAGGCCGAAGACTGGGCTAGCCGGTGGCAGTGTCGGGCGATGA